Proteins found in one Neurospora crassa OR74A linkage group II, whole genome shotgun sequence genomic segment:
- a CDS encoding SWI-SNF complex subunit translates to MQPLQPQYRGYAPGPPQPIGPPPPGHHNPQLVGPPQGPPQHSQVPLPPQAAVGHHHAGPGGGPRGGQQHHVPQPRRGGIGPMMSAGPAHHQLPITQAQIQQESHRREAVNHLAKLRSRKPTDKTLPDGVEETLVGEGDVAVAYKKLRDFERRLDATMSRKRLDIVDSVSRNAKRYKTLRVWITNSVEDQYWQNNNFNVDSFDFPSNLESTYRVKIEGRLLDDEDETTKDEEDGDKMDTTDDSTKTATKSGAKPVPAKPGQRYRFSHFFKALTVDFDQPTASGRLPVDTTAIEWKKPERTPAGSNLPASADFDELTFKRHGDENVNITINLYRHEDPERYELSPELSDVIDMTEATRQEAVAGLFEYIKLMKLQEDDEKRNFRCDDLLQKLIGRESGHIPQLNEYVTPHLRPLPPIKLPYTIRVDQEFHSAPDAPKPTIYDIRVSVDDPLRSKHLVPFIHNPSYAQTLREIHQLDESLAVLIQAVGDSKAKHTFLTSMANDPVGFVKNWLSSQKRDLEVIMGEATRAGAAAEDPVGDEWRRGGKGSVWDTSNARESVNVLLSKQGFTAGHR, encoded by the exons ATGCAGCCCCTGCAGCCCCAGTACCGTGGATACGCACCAGGACCACCACAACCCATcggaccaccaccaccgggtCATCACAACCCCCAACTTGTTGGACCGCCGCAAGGGCCGCCGCAACATTCACAGGTCCCTTTGCCTCCGCAGGCGGCCGTGGGACATCATCATGCAGGGCCGGGAGGGGGGCCGCGAGGGGGGCAGCAGCATCATGTGCCACAGCCGAGGAGAGGGGGGATTg GGCCCATGATGTCGGCCGGTCCTGCTCACCACCAACTGCCCATCACCCAGGCGCAAATCCAACAAGAATCACACCGTCGCGAGGCCGTCAACCACCTGGCTAAGCTCCGGAGTCGCAAACCTACCGACAAGACCCTACCCGATGGCGTCGAAGAGACTTTGGTGGGCGAGGGCGATGTCGCTGTGGCTTACAAGAAGCTACGCGATTTCGAGAGGCGGCTGGATGCTACCATGAGTCGCAAGAGGTTGGATATCGTGGATTCGGTTAGCAGGAATGCAAAG CGGTATAAGACACTCCGCGTTTGGATCACCAACAGCGTCGAAGACCAGTACTGGCAAAACAACAACTTCAACGTCGACAGCTTCGACTTCCCCTCCAACCTCGAATCCACATACCGCGTCAAGATCGAAGGCCGACTactcgacgacgaagacgagaccacaaaggacgaggaggatggagatAAGATGGACACAACCGACGACAGCACAAAGACAGCAACAAAGTCTGGAGCGAAACCCGTCCCCGCTAAGCCCGGCCAGCGCTACCGCTTCTCCCACTTCTTCAAAGCCCTCACAGTCGACTTCGACCAGCCCACCGCCTCGGGCCGTCTGCCCGTCGACACCACCGCGATAGAATGGAAGAAACCCGAGCGCACGCCCGCCGGTTCCAACCTGCCCGCCTCGGCCGACTTTGACGAGCTGACCTTCAAGCGCCACGGGGACGAGAATGttaacatcaccatcaacctcTACCGCCACGAAGACCCGGAGCGCTACGAGCTCTCCCCCGAGCTATCGGACGTGATCGATATGACGGAGGCAACCCGCCAGGAAGCCGTCGCGGGCTTGTTCGAGTACATCAAGTTGATGAAGCTacaagaagacgacgagaagCGCAACTTTCGGTGCGACGACCTGCTGCAGAAGCTTATTGGGAGAGAGTCGGGACACATTCCCCAGCTGAACGAATACGTCACCCCGCACTTGAGACCACTGCCGCCCATCAAGCTCCCTTATACCATCCGCGTGGACCAAGAATTCCATTCCGCGCCGGACGCCCCCAAACCGACCATCTACGACATCCGTGTCTCCGTTGACGACCCCTTGCGTTCGAAGCACTTGGTGCCGTTCATCCACAACCCCTCGTACGCTCAAACGCTCCGCGAGATTCATCAGCTAGATGAGTCCCTGGCGGTGCTCATCCAAGCCGTCGGCGACTCCAAGGCCAAACACACGTTCCTAACGTCTATGGCCAACGACCCCGTCGGCTTCGTTAAGAACTGGTTGTCAAGCCAGAAGCGGGATCTAGAGGTGATTATGGGCGAAGCCACGAGGGccggggcggcggcggaagaCCCCGTGGGCGACgagtggaggaggggtgggAAGGGGAGTGTTTGGGATACGAGTAATGCGCGGGAGAGTGTTAATGTGCTTTTGAGTAAGCAGGGGTTTACGGCGGGGCACCGCTAG